In Piliocolobus tephrosceles isolate RC106 chromosome 4, ASM277652v3, whole genome shotgun sequence, the following are encoded in one genomic region:
- the LOC111528336 gene encoding IgA-inducing protein homolog: MCSYYHMKKRSVSGCNITIFAVMFSHLSAGNSPCGNQANVLCISRLEFVQYQS, from the coding sequence atgtgcagttattATCACATGAAGAAACGCAGTGTGTCGGGCTGTAATATTACCATATTTGCTGTCATGTTCTCCCATCTAAGTGCTGGGAACTCACCATGTGGAAACCAAGCAAACGTGTTGTGCATCAGCCGGCTTGAGTTTGTTCAATATCAAAGCTGA